CCCTCCAAAAATCGGGCTTTCTCGAACCATACTGCAAGGTGTCGCCAGAGCATTAGACCGCATTCACTTTCGAAGGGTTTCTCGAGACGAATTCTGGGCCTGGGCATGCAGGAGTACGTGTGTAGTTCTCATAGACCTTTTTTCGTGGAAATCTGGTGACCTTCGTAGTCGTCGCGAGCAAGCCCGTGAGCACTGACTCCCCTGCTGTTCCATAGTCGGCGTTCGATCTCGAAGATTCCAGCGCAGGTCTTCTGTAAAACAGCAGTCGTCACTTCTTCTTGTTGCCGTCGGCAAGCTGATGCATCGTACACTTTCACGGAGAAATTCTGAACCCTTTCTGTTCCAGAGTAAATACGGGATTCGTGCTAGGTCCCTTGAGCCACCGAGGCAAACGTGGCCGCGGGACCTTTCCCCTTAACACGGGAAATCAGCGGGAGCGCGTTTCAGGAAATCCCTTGTGTCtgttcccttttctcccgaCACGCCCCCCGCATGCACACGCCGAATGAATTGTTGGTCAAAACGTGGAGTCTGTCCGTTGTCGAGGCAACGGTTCTGCCTGCCAGAGACGCCGTACAGTGCTGTTTCTCCATCGGTCCCTGTGTAAATGCTTggtttctttgtcttcagAAAGGTCTTTTAGACTTCGCATTTCTGGAGctcttcgacttcttgtCCAGGACCGAAAATGGtgagtttttctctgccaCTGCGGCGGTTTCGCCTACGCCGGGTTCGTGCCCAAACCGCGTGAACCGGCAGATCCACTTTTCCCCGAGTTCTAAGTTTCTTTTGAAAACTCAGACGCTCAAAATGGAATCCTCATTGGCGTTTCCCAGTGTACATCCCTCGGGAGTGGTGACTTGGCGGACTGCCTCCCCGTCCCATGGCGACAGCGTTTTCATCCATTTGCCACGACCCGGTACCTTCGCTTTTGCGGCAAGACTCTGCACCACAGAAAGTCTTCCGCGTCATTTGCTGGCGTGGTCCGAACCGTGACAGGAACTTTGATGGCTTCAGCGGAACAGTCGCGGTCGACCCACGGAATAGAAACGTCAGGCAAACGCGTCTGGTCCCCTTCCCCCCCTTTGTCCGCGTAGGACAGGTTGTAGGAAAATTCCAATGAGCatgcgtctccgtttctgtttttcggaCCTTACAGACTGACAACGCGCAGACAACTTCAGCGGAGGCGGGCGCCGCAAATCCCAGCGGCGAGCATCCGTCGGCTGGAGCAAAGAGGCGCCAGACGCTTGCCGCTCATGAACTTCGAGATATTCAGGACGGGAAAGCCATGGACGATGTGGACCAAGATAGCCAACCCGCTGATGACATGAAACAGGCAGACGCTGCTACCCTACAAAAGAGACAGTAAGCCGAAAAAACGATATACGCACACGTGCAGCCAGCGTACACGTACATGCggacgtatatatatatatatatatatatatatatacgcagaCACATGTGTAAATGTATAGCTAAAGATATGTGCAGGTGTGTGAAGAATGGATCTGTGCATACATGGACTCAGAATCTTTTCTATCTGAACCCATTTTCTGCGTGTGTGGGGGGCGGTGTCTTCGAGTTTTGCGATTCCCACGGCCCACCCTCGTGTGAGACTTACACTTTTCGCGTGACTCTCGTCTTCAGTGCGACGAGGGTCTGCATGGGACAGGGCCGATAGCCGTCCGTGTCACTTTGAAGTTTGCCGGCGTAACGAGGTCTTCTTTTACCCAAGGGGACAGTTCCATCTTTTAGCTCGGATCCGCAGAGCACGAGGTGCAGCCTCGAAAGGATCACAGAGTCCTCTTGTTGAAACCTCTGCTACCACAGCACTAGCGCCTTGAAGCCTTGTGATGTTTCTGTTCAGTACTCCTACTCAGTGTGCTTGAATTGTTGTTGAACAGTGCCGGATTAATCCACATCTTCTTTTATCTTTCCCTGTAAACAGACGCTTGCGGATCGTTCGCTCTGCCGCCGCTGTTCCGCATCCgcaaggagagacaacacCTGGCTCGCCCGTGACAGGAAGCTTGTCTCCCGCTGAGAAGCCTGTTGAAGCACCGAAACCATCAGCTGAAGAGTCTGCTTcacgggagacgaaggacgagCAGGTAACGGCTTTTCAAATTCGACATGCACAGTTTCGTGGTGCCCGGAAAAGAGggacttctttcttcgtcagctagcgagacagagaggactcTCTTGTGCTTGTAAACTAGACTAAAACTGCGTTCGCGCTGCAGACTTCGCTCTTCATTTTACGCTGAGCATGCAtctgctgtgcatgcgccactCCCTGCGTGCTGAAGAGCTCGATGAAGTAAGCGGAGTGCTTGGCATCTGCTTAAAACAATGGAAGACTGGCAAGCCGAACTGACGTCTGACAATAGTCGAAGGAGTCTGTTGTCTCCGGTGTTTCCCAGACCAAGAACATAAGGGAGACACCGATCTATCTACTCCTGTATATAACTGTATATAAGTACATGTAGAACAACCTATAGGAGTGTACATcaaccatatatatatatatatatatatatatttatatgtaaGTATATACATTATTATAGGCaaatatagatgtatatatgtataattaTATAgttaagtatatatatatatatatatgtaactatatatacatactcTTCTGAGTTCTGCTGGCTTTTTTGGTCCATGTGTCTGTATGGAATCTTGTGCAGAATGCcgagggaggaaaggcaaCAAACGGCGTTCCCGAGAACGGGAAGGAGGGAGCAGGCAAATCTGAAAAAGAGCAAGTTGGGTCGTCTGAACTTCTTCTCGGTCCCGCGGAAATCAAGAGCGTGCAGACCTTCAGCAGCGCCTTTGCATCACTCGTAAGTTGCAACGCGTCTCATGTGCAGATGCTTAGTGCCATACTTTGAGGAATCTTCGCAGTGGCGTTTCGCCACGAGGTGGACTCCTCGTTCTTGGATATGGCAGCGGGAGTAAGAGAGAACTTCTTCACTTGCTCTGAGAAGGCAAGCATGCACAACTCGATTTGAGAAGTGCAGCTCTGGATCGCGTGGATACATGCGTAAAAGCAGACTGACGTACCACTCGCCAGGAACATACAACTGAGGGGAAATCGAGGCTGCCGGGAGATATGCTTATTTCAGAGAAGTACGACTTTTCGCCGTTCGGAGCCCGCGTTGACAACTGTGTTCGGATTGTTGCCGACCGATTTTTTCACAGATTtcagcgtttctctctctacacAACCGAAACTGATTCAGTGGACGCACTCCATTCTGTGGCAATCTGGTTTTAATTGTGCGGTACTTTAttgtttttgtgttttctcttcagtcgAAACAGCCCcagtcttcttttttcctttctccgccCCAGTCGAACGCCGGAGGCGAGACATCAGGAACGCCGTCGCTGTTTGCCAGCTTGGCTTCCAcgtcgtctctgttctccacTTCTAGCGTCAATAAAGACAACGAAGATGGAGCAGATGCCGAGGATgaacagaaggcagaggaaccCAGCGTCATTGAAAACGGTGTGTGTTTTCTGAACAGTCAAGTCTCCTGGTTGCTGGGGGACGAGGTTGAACTCCTCAGGTGCTGTCCGTGCATGCtcttttgatttccatgTGAAGGGCCTTGCGTAGTCGAACCACTTTGGTCCCCTGGCCTGTAGGTCGCCAACATTCAAACGTATTCTGAGTGAAGTTTAGACGTAATGGAGTTCCTGATCTGCTACGTTGTAGGCGAACGGCGTACGTTCGAAGTACCTGACACCTCTCCCGGCTTTTCCATTCAggctgaagaaagaagggatcTCTTTTCTGCCCGTGACATGACTGCTGTGACGCCCACACACTGGCATCTGCAAACCCATCGGTCGTATTCAGTTCTACCACAGTGATCTTAACTGGGCTCTGCTAATACAGGAGAACGTGAATTTAGGGAACACAAGGTTTTCGCGCTTGTCATTAACCTGTAAAgattctgtttcgtctcgcaTTCTAAGCTTCGATGTGACAGTGTCCCTCGGCGGCAGGCTGTTTCCGAGTTCTTGAGTTTCCCTGTCGGGCGCCTTTCCCCTCTCGACTCAGCCTGGGGTGAAGGTGCCGTTTGGTTtcggtttttctttttttttctacAGAGGTCGACGCCGACGAAGAAATTCTTTTCACCGATGTAAGAGGCAGGTGCCTCGGGGAAGGGATGAATACGCCTGCCGCGCACGAGGTCGTGTAGCGTAGATGAAGCATCGTCGTTCAAGCGTAGTCGAAGCGTTTCGTTGAGCTCAAtgttctgtcttttctttcgggGTTCGGTGGCGAGTGTCGCAGTGAACAtcactctgcatgcatgtgtctttttttctgcttccagcCTTCCCAAACATTTGGCGCGGCGGTCTCGAGAGGTTTTCGATGGGATGCCACTCTCACTTTCTTTAGACAACGTTTCAGCAACTCTTTCTAAACGGCAGGGGCTGCGCTTCCCGTATCGAGTCACTTCCCCTGTGTTGTGCGGTGTTTCTACAGCGAGATTGTCGCATGCAACGCTTCGACGCCAGTCAGACAGCCTGGGCACCCAAACCCCCGCTCGAGGGGCGCGTTCAGGTCTCGGCCAGCAAGGTAAACATTGTCGCTTTTTTAGTAATCGCTGCTGCCCCTTGGTAGTCCCATGCGAATTCTCAAACCTCCGTCGTGAATTTCAGTGTTCGTCCTCACTGAGGTTATTGCACATTACTCTATAGGCATAATGAATCAATGATACGCGTGCATTGCCAATtatgcgtgtgtgtgcttTTCCTATGCCGTTAACATCACAATTCTAGATTCAGACTTTCGGACTGTCCGCTGACTTCTCTTTCCGAacaaaaaacaaacaaaaaTGCACACAAGGCGACCGATTCACCGTTTTGTGCGTCAGACGGCTGAAgcctgcttctccgcagggcgtcgcctgcatgcgtgtgtcctcgttttttccatcGCCGTCGAGAAGGCACTGCCCTCCTAAAAAACGTGGAAGGGGTATCGAGACCGCTTGTCGGTGACCTTCTGTGTTTCTACCTGCACAGCAGACGAGCGGAATGGAATTTTTCCTGTCCTTGTTTTGTTTGCAGAAACCGGAAGACAACGGAGCCACCAgaattctcttcttcgttcacCGCACGGGACGGCTTCAACTGAACACACCGCTCTTTGCGTCTGCGAACTATCAGCACCCGCCTGACCGAAGTCGTCAACGCGCAGTGCCCCCCAGGGACGAGAAACCTGATGACGAGAAAAATGGAGAGGAGCCGCTGACGGAAGAAATgccgaagaaaaggaacacGGCACAATTTCTTGGACTGAGAACAGATGCCCGTACGTACTTATCGTCGTGGAAAGAATCACGCCTCTCGTTGCCGCCACGCGATGCCGTCTCTGGGGATGAATCGCGCGGGTCACGAGATTTTGTACCTGTCGGGGGAAGGAGATGTCGCTGCAAAggagtttctttcttcacggTACTCTGCAGGAAATGTACCTCGGTCTCTACAGATCTATGTCCCCACGATTATCGACTTGGGAACGGTCCAGTTATTCGTACGGGTATTCTTTGCAGTCGTTGATGTCGATGCTGTCGGGGGCCGTCTTTCTAGGCTATTCAGGAGTTCGGACTCCTCGGTCCCCATCTGGTGACATGTTGACACAAATTCTGACAGAGTAACCGGTTTTTCGCCCCGTCAGGTGTGTCTTGCCATCTTCAGACGTATCCGTTTGTGGATACGCCGGGAGTCGGAGGTTGTCGCTGCGTTTGATATTGGCACTGCGTACGAAGTCAGGTGGACTGTAGCGGTACAGGCTTGGGCTTGGGCGTCTACAGCAAGGTGACTGCGTGTGGCGTCGCCGTTGTGTGTGTGCCTTCCGCTGAGGGCCCCCGAGACAAttgtgtttgtttttctgtgttcagAGAGCAGCTCAGACACCACAATCTACCGCATTCGATTCTCGAACGAGGAGAAGTGTGCAGAGTTTCTATCCTTGGCGAACGAACGGAAAACAAAGGGCAAAAGCCAGTCTACCAGTGCGTAATGACTGCTGAGGTCTCGTTCAGAAACTGTTTCATTTTTCGTcggaacagagaagctgcGAAACCGGATCTGCAGACCAGACAAACGATGTTGTCAaggtttttcttttctggagaCAGAACCTTGGGCAAAGGCCTCCGCTGTTGGGTGGGGCACGATACCCCCGTCCGAGACTGCCTGGACGTCCTTTCCATGTTCGTTGGTGATTTCTGAGTGATTCACAATTCCAAAAGTGCGTGACAGAAAACGTGGAATGCTCGGTTGCTTCAAGCGCACAGAGAGCCGCCTGGACACACGTCTGTCCCCTCGCTAGCTTTTCCCCAGTGCACCTTTGCGGTGACTCCACGGGGCTGGACATCAGGACTTTGTCATGCCAAGATAGGCACACCGCAGTCTGGATCCTGCCCTGGTAACTGTTGATCGTTGAAAGCGTTTTTGAGATTGGGAGAACAACGCCACTTGACGCAGAAGCATCGATGCTGCCTTCGCAAAAATGTGTCTGCACCTTCCTCCAACTCGCGTTCGAACTTCTTAAACGCTCGTCTGCAGTGCTGACGGTGTCACGCTGTGTCCTTTTATGTTGTCTTGACTTCCGTCTGGAGTGCCTTCTGCTGGTTCGGgattttctttcctgtggGCATGAGCCTCTGTGTGTTCTCGTCACTGCTTGCAGTTGAGTACGGCTCTTCATCAACAAAACCAAAGAGAAACCATCCTAAGCCTTTCCTTGTGGGGGTGGGTTAACAGACGCCTCTCCGCCGCCCGAACATCGATGCGGGCTCGGTGACAAAACCAAGCGCCGCAAATGGAGCATTTGCGTGAGGAAAAAACGTCACTCAGTCGCTCAGTTCCGATAAAGTGTAGGCCCCGCTGAACTGGCTAACGCAGTTGCTACGGAGGTTTTCGCGCGTCACTCGGCACTCTGGAGAAGTAGTAGTATGTCGGTATCGATGCCCTCACTCACACTCTTGATCCGGCCACTCACGCTTTTTAGCCAAAGTGCCCAACTTCCGTTTGATGCGGATTCACCACAGACCCCAAACAGTGGCACAGCGTGCTTGACGCAGACGGGTTCTTTCTGGAGTCACTCGAGTCCCTTAAATGAAGTTTTACCTGACGCTGCATAAGCTGAGAGTTCGACAGTGGTAGAATTTGTGGTTAGTGCAGCAAAAACGAATTCTCTCCCGGCACTTCAATCCCTAGAAGAGCCTCAACTTATATAGGGACGgcaagtgcatgcgccaAGTGACTCGCTACATCGGTAGTTAATGGCCGAGTGGTGCCTGGCAGGACTGTCATTCGTCTCGACAACAAACACAGTATCCTCAAGCAATACAAATTTCCTTTCCATGGGCATTGTCGTTTGTTACGAGGAAGGCCCCAATTCAGCCACGAACGTCGGTGATGAATATCACGCAAGTCACCGCCAACTTGATAAGCGACGAGACACCCAGCATGCACTGCGGATTCCGCGTGTCACACGAAAAGCGCACGCTGATCGCCAAAAACTACAGTGACAGAGCAAAGAGCCAGTGCGAAGTTCTGATGGAAAACGCACATCTTCAAGCTGAACAGATAGAGATGCGTTTCTGTTCACTGACTGTGACTCAACAGTAGAACCAGTGTCGCCATGGACAGCGGCGACCCTGTCTAATTTCTGCACACGATTGTGCGTTCTAGCATTCAGTGCACGACGCTACGCGTTTCAAGAAGCATCCAAGGTGTTTTGGCTGTTGGAGTACACGTTTGGCACAGGACGAACCGTCTGTTGCTTTGTTGAATTCATCTGGCGGCACAGTTTTCTGTGACCAGGCGCAGCGCCATCATGAAAATGGGCCTCTGGCAGAGAGGCAATTAGAATTCATGAACTGCCAACGCTGGTCGGAATGACCGGGTGATGAATTCGGGTGTGTACGCGAGCCGCCTTCCCAACTCGAGCACCGGATTTCAAGTCACGCGTTTTACATTTCGGTCCCTTTCGTCCGTTCTGGTTGGACATCGACTGGCAACTAAAAAGACTCTCACCGGATTTGTCAGCGGGGTCCATTTGTCAATCGACCTGTCATTACCCTTTGTACTGTGATTTGTCTTCTCCGCACCGATTAACTGTGTACTGAGTTCCACATCAGCTTCCTTGTCCCCGACAAATACCGAATCACGACTATTTCTCCCCGTCaaccttcgtttcctcctccgTACCTCGTTCACTCATCCGACGCCACGGTCCGTAGACAGGATAATTTCGCGCTTCACCGCGCAACTAGGTCAGGCGTTCTAACCGCACAATCTCACTGCTGTTTCTGACATGCAATGGTACAGAAGGTTGTCCTGCTAAGTGAAACTGCAACGCGGACACTTGCAGGGTGGGTCGCGGTGTCGGCGCTCTTACTCttttctgaagaagcagaaggaatGGCGCATGCCGCTTAGGAAAACAGCGTGAGGCATCCGTACGGGTCACAGAGTGCTCATCACGCCGGAACTTCCGAAAACCTCATCGGGCTGAGTTTGAAACCAGTCGAAGGAAAAGTCTACTTGCGACACAGACTGGTTTTCACGCGAGTGCGACAATGGCTGAGACCGTGCGTTcacacggagaaaaagacaatcCGGAGGCCTGGGATGAGACATCAAGTGCTTGGGTGAAAGGTAAGTGGAACTGGTGTTTAATTGGTTCAATTTCTACGCTGTCATCTCAACAATGCTCTGCCACCACAAGAGACCTTGGATCCGCTAGGCAAAGGCCGTGAAGCAGTAAAtcagtagtccaactcgtagtacATACTTCCAGGAGAATGCTTGCTTCTAGAAACATAGGAACCCCCGGACGGGAGGCAACAGGAAGGTAGGATTTTGAGTGGGCCACAAAATTCCGGGACCGAAAAGCTGAAATCGATTGCAATCTGAGTCACGACCGCGTTGTTCGCAAACACGGATGCCGAAACGGATATAAACAGCTGCGCAAGGCTCTCTGCCGTTCAAATGAACGGCATAGCACCTTGATGCAGCAAACCGACATTTCGTCGAGGGGGCGGCCCATCAGTTCGCTCTCTCGGGTGCAGTCGAAATTCCACTTTGGGGACAGGAACTTTCAATGTGGTGTGATGCTTGTCAGCTGCGAAAGATTTCTTCATCCCCCCTCTGGACTTCAGTCA
This genomic interval from Toxoplasma gondii ME49 chromosome VIIb, whole genome shotgun sequence contains the following:
- a CDS encoding hypothetical protein (encoded by transcript TGME49_258170); protein product: MTDNAQTTSAEAGAANPSGEHPSAGAKRRQTLAAHELRDIQDGKAMDDVDQDSQPADDMKQADAATLQKRQRLRIVRSAAAVPHPQGETTPGSPVTGSLSPAEKPVEAPKPSAEESASRETKDEQNAEGGKATNGVPENGKEGAGKSEKEQVGSSELLLGPAEIKSVQTFSSAFASLSKQPQSSFFLSPPQSNAGGETSGTPSLFASLASTSSLFSTSSVNKDNEDGADAEDEQKAEEPSVIENEVDADEEILFTDRDCRMQRFDASQTAWAPKPPLEGRVQVSASKKPEDNGATRILFFVHRTGRLQLNTPLFASANYQHPPDRSRQRAVPPRDEKPDDEKNGEEPLTEEMPKKRNTAQFLGLRTDAQSSSDTTIYRIRFSNEEKCAEFLSLANERKTKGKSQSTSA